The sequence CGCGTGAACTCTTGTGCCAGCTTTTTCAGTATTACTGGGCTCTCTGACAAAGTACAGCGCCATACAGAAACCTAAGTGGGTTGATACCTTTGGTTTAGCTGCCCTTGGTTTGTCAACGTACAATTCCGGAGGAACCCAGGCACAAAGGGCAAAAACAGGGTCCTGTTTCACCTGGCAGCAAGTCAAAAGGCCTCTTTCCCTCCACTGCTCTGGCTCAGGAGCTGATTTTTAAGACGCGGGATCTCTCAGAcccctgagctgctgcctcccacgCCTTCCATGGGAGCTGAGCGCGTGCGTTCGTAATACTTTTAAAAACGAGAATAATCGGGGAATCTCAGCACCTGGGGTGGGGACGGGGGTTGCCACGCTCGCTCTCTTGTCTCTCTGGTGCCTGCTCGGCGACGGCGAGAAGAGACTTTGAGCCGCTGCCCTGCGCCAGCGCCCCAGGAGCCACCAGCCCCCCTCTGCGCCAGCGGCTGTCGCGGAGGGCAGCCCGCTCCCGTCTTCGGGGCGACCGGGCGGGGGAACGAAACCCCCAGCCGGAGCTGCGGCGGGAGAAGCTGCTGCGTGGGCAGCCCGGAGGAGGCGGGGGCGGCTCGGCGGGGGTGCGGGGGCACGGCAGGCCGCCCCGGGCCGCACGGCCGCCTCTCCGCCGGGGCACCGcgggcaggaggcagcaccgggcggccgggccgcccccgccgccgctaCTCACCTCCTTGGTGAGGTAGTGCTGCAGCTCcgagaagaaaagcagcaccGTGATGAGCGCGCTGAGCCCGGCACTGCCGGGGACACGAGACCCGCCGTCGGCCCCGCCTcagcccgcccgccgccgccccgagCCGCTGCCTCCCCCCGGCCGCCCTCCCCCCGCCCGCTCACCCAGCGCGGCCCCGCACGCCTTGACCCGAAAGTCTTCCAGGGCCTCGGGGAAGGCACCGGCCCGCTTCAGCCACCGGGAACCAAACCCgccctggggggctgcggggaacgcaccgccccggcaccgccccggcaccgccccgccgggcAGCGCGGCCCGGAGCCGGCCGAGGCGGCaggcggggcggggctggggctcccGCTCTCCCCCGGGGCGGGACGGGACGGTCCTCGCTGCCGCCTCGCCCTCTGCCAACGGCCCCCGCGCCCCTGAAGGACACCGGACAGACGCTGCCCGTGCCGAGGCCGGGGAGCTGCGAAGGGCGAAGCTGCTGCACGGAGCCCCTGGCTCTCGCTTTCAcatcccccccagcccagccggTGCCTCCGGCTTTGGCCGCTCTGCGGTTTGGGGCTGACGCCCTTTGGAGAACACCCGAGCTGTCCCTCTGTTCTGCCAGCGGACGGGCTCAGCACAAAGCACACAGACACCGGGTTTAAAAGataagcttacttttactttagtttaaagcagcaaaagagaaagaaaggaagcagcaataaaataataagggAAAATTGTACAGCaagaacaaaacccagcaaGGTAACGCACCTAATCATTCCTCCACAGAATTACGCACAGTGAGtaagaaagattcatcaccaATTGCCTTAATGCTTTATCATCACCCAGACCCGCAGTCGCTGGGGAGCCCCGGTTGCAGcgaggatttggagagcctttcctGGCAATCGGGAGGTCCTGCGCAGTGCGGCCACGCGTAGGTGAGCTCTCCAAAGTCGCTGTAAGAGGGTCCAGCTTTCATACTATGGAATAAACAAGCTGACAGAACTTCAAATGCGGAAAAGTCTGGTTTCACTCCGTTAGATGCCACCCAAAGCCCTGGGCAGGGCTCaaggaggaactaagggagCGTGTTTATCTATTTGGCTCTGACTACATGTTCCCAGACAAGGCCGCACACCTGGCTCCACGGCCTTGCCAGCCTGCCTCTAagcaagggaagagagagacattagaaggggggaaggaaagaagggaggaagtgggggaaggagggagggaaggaaggggggagggaaaaaaacccccctCTCTTGCCCCACCTTCACTCCCTGGCGTGCACCCTCCACCCCTTCATTTTGGGAACACCTCCATTTCCCTCTCTCATCCCAGGCAACGGCTATGAACGCAACAGGTTAAATCAGACAACAGCTCCTAACAGCTTACTTGTGCAAGTAAAAAACTAGCACCATCTCTTCCTAAGCCACGTATTCACCCACCACTTGCGTTTTCGTACCCGCAACGtttcttttattaaacaaaaaaaattaaaccatcaCTGTCACTAGGAAATGTTTCAAAACGCCAACACAACAAACGCAGCCCCATGAGACTGCAGCGAGCGTGAGACTcctcctgtgaagaaaacacaaggatttctttttggGCTCCAGTCTGGCCAGGGCCATGGTCTACATTCGACTTCTATTAGGTCTATActggggggctgctgccacTGGCATCTGCCATCGTTGCTCCGTAGGGCCAGAGCCTCCTGCCACCAAGTAAGATTCTGTTCTCACCTCTCTAGAAGCAGGGATCTTGTGCTGGCCAGACAGAGAACATCAGCAGGCACCTGGCAGCGACTGGCCACGGCAACatctcctcagtctcctctgtTCACGTTCCACCTGCACGTTGGATAGGAGAAAGGCTCACAGAAACCTGCCACCGAACAAGGAGCAAAAGGACCTTGGGACATCATGGCGAGGAGATGTCTGCTCAGAGACTGTTAATTGCACCAGAGAACGCTGGGGGCAAAAAGCACTCGAAGTAGActatggaagagaaagagcaagaggacACAGTTCCTGACACAAGAGTGTCAAATGTGTGTGGGGACATTGGGGCACGAAGGGTGGTACCGAGTGAATGTGCATTTGCCAAGGCAATGGGGtgccagaagagagagagaatacaaAAGTGTGTGTCCACAGGGaacagaggagaagagggaaggaaagaagcagaggaCTCCAAAGTGCTGTCTGTGGAAATGTGTTGTGTTCCAGAGGACCGTGAGGCTTTGCAGAGGCAGCCCAAGCCTGTTTTACCTCCTCAAGAGTCCTCCTGAGCTCAGCATTGAGTTGCTTCAGCTCTGTCTTCTCGTGTTCCACCCTTGCAACTGCCTGCTGCAGACATTCCAGCTGCTGCAACAGGAGTCTCTTCTCCGAGAGCCATGGGAGCTGCTCCCCTTCTGCAACAGCCTGCTGGGTATTCAGAGAGGAGACTGTGTGAGCTGGTGCCACATAAAGGTTAGGAGAGCCAGAATCAACACATCGTGGGGAGAGTGACCGGACCCAGGAAAGGACAGTGCCAagttccttcttctcctcctcgACTACAGGCCAAAACACCACGCTCTCTTCCTAGGGGCCCTCCTCCACATCACCTTGGAGGAATGCAGCGGTTTCTTCTGGACATGCTTCCTGATGGTTTGGTTCAGTGTCCCCCATTCTGGTTTTGAGAGAGACCGGAAACATTCATTTCCTATTCAGCTACTCAATACTTTTACAAAAGCCTGTAGTATTTCCAGCTCCCTCTCTCTCAGCCATTTCTTCTCCATCATGAAGACTTCCACATTTACATGTTCCTCTTGGGGaagctgtttaacatctttggtCATCCTCTTTGACCTTCACTGTATATTCTCCTGTCTCTAGTTCTACTCACTGTCCTTGGACAACCAAACAATATGCAAGATGTGGGTGAACCATGGATGCCTGCAGTCATAAAATactttggttttgctctctgcTGCCTGTGATGATGTTCCATCATTGTTACACATTATCAGCCAAGCCCTGTGCACTGCTCTGAACCTAGTAAGAGCCACCTCCCTCTCAGGGGTTTCTTGATGAACTGCTCCTTGAAGCAATCTCTGACAGCATCTATCAATGTACTCTCGATATCAGCACTGCACCCATCTCTATGGACGCAACTGCATTACCTGATCTAAGGCTCTTGCATACCTCATCTCTAGGGATGCTACTGAAATCTCCGGTTGTTTTCAGCCTTCCTGCCCTTGTCGcttctctgcttcccagcaaCAGATCACAATACCTGGCATCATCCTCATCAGGCCAGGAGTAATATTTCTCAAGTAATGCATAAATGTATAATGCATAAATATGGTATTTTATTAGTAGCATTTTTTATAGGCCTGTACACTAACGTAATGCTAAAAGTACGGTCAGGGTCCCAGGCAAgtgtgcagcacaggctgctgcagctgttcCACCAGCAGTAACCTGAGTCAGATCACCTTGGAGAAATCCACGCAAATTTGCCTCCGTGCTTTTTGGACTGCAGCACAAGTACATCCTGAATGTGCAACGAAGCCTTTAACCTGATCAGGCAACAGTACGAATTCCATTCTTTTTAATACACCGGAAAAGCTGTACCTCACACATGTACATCCCTGAAAGCATCCCCTAAGCACCACGAGTGTAGCTGCTGGTCAGCCATCGTTGTAAAATTCTACTAAGTTTAGTACATTGGTCTGGTCAACCGTGCCCTTTCCTTTCCACGCCAAACCCTCACCACGGCACGTTGGCTAAGCTTGCCTAGACAGGAGAGAACCAATTACCCCTCCCCCAGCTTTTACACTTGATTTAATTTTAACAGCAAGCTCTGCAGTTCTTTCAGTAGTTCTGGGCTTGACAGAAAACATTGTCGCAGGTGAATGGTCTCTGGCCAGAGCTGTCCAGACCCACAAGCCTGCTGGCTGCAGTCATGAGTTCTTTGGCCAAGCAGCTCATATGTTTACGGCAACAGATATTCCCATATCTTTAGAGGAAACATCATTAGAATCCTTTCCGGACATttgtctccgtttagcccacacccggggctaaacaataagcagttgttctctcatccactgtcccctccccaaccaagaaagggaactgggaaaaggagggagactcgtgggttaaaacttaaacagatttaataaaataaagaaaccaatatcaatgctaatacaaaacacataaaaatattcttagcCCTCAGAGatgtggcaagtcactccagggacagcaatcattgagaagaaggagaaagagggaagggagaagagagcgGAGCAAAAAGGACGCCAGCTCTCCCCCCAAGCTtccccttttatagtgaacctgacctTAGTGTTAGggacacacctgtgggccagcctggggcagctgccctgcatttaactgctaatggccttggtcaccatggctggccacacactgaaacaagatgtaacagaaaagtgactcTATAAATGTTATCCCCACAAAAGCAGGACATCAACCTACCCCACTAGTCAGACTTACCTGCCCGTTCTCCTGCTGCGCTTTCACCTCCTGCCTGAGCTGCTCTAGCTGCTGGCAGGCTTCTCTTAGCTCTCCCTGTGTCCGGAGCAGCGTCTCTAATAACGCATTCTTCTCACTCTCCTTTTCTAGCAGGACCTGCCCAGAAATGAAGACAAGATGGCTCTAAACTCCCCACACAAAGTTTGTGTGGCAAGACTTCAAAGACTGATGGGCTCACGCGTTCCCAAAGCGCTATGCTGCTGGTCTCCTAGGTCATTATCTGCCCACTTGAGACACAGCTTCCTAAGTGAGACTGACAGTATAAACATGGTCCATCCACGGCCCATCTGGGAGTGAATCTCCAACACACTCTCAGTCATCTAACAGGAAAACGTGTGGGGGTTCTCAAGTGTCTCGCCTTGCGGCTGAGGGTATCCCTCATCTTCTGCTGTGTCCTGCTTGTCTTTCACTAGTGACTTTTGCTCCTTGTCAGCAGTAGAGAAAATGCAAGGCTGCCACAGGGCCGAAGCGCAGCTCCTTCAGAAGCCTCATGTATTCTAAGGGGGGTTTGGTGAAAATTATGCAGTCTTAAGGTATTCAGTAGACTCTGGGAAAGTACTGACATTACAGAGACACGCTGTCATCTCTGAGCGCTGCCCTGTCATTTCCATACCTGTAGACACAGTTGGGGGTACTGCTGTCCCTAGGCAGTCTGCATAAAGAGGACTTTGGGTAGGACACAAGGAGGACTCTCAGTGGATGACAGGGTTGCTTTGGCACAGGAGATCTGGGCACAAAATAGCTTACCAGCAAGTGACTTGAAACACAGCCCAGCAAACACCCCTGTTTCActgctcagaaatatttcagaggagTCTTTTGCCAACAATCCTGACACACCACTCCATccccaccaaacaaaaaccccatcCTCGTGGGGATTCATTCCTACAAACTCAGTTTGCTCTTAAATGTAGTCAAGCCTATAAGCACACAGCAGTAAATATCAAAAGAGGACCGTTAAGGGAACTGTGAAGACACCCTGAGCtaagtcttaaagaaaccagaACACAATAGCAGCACAAAAATCTCAACTGGAAGGTGACGTTTCTGCCTGGCTTCCTATGAGAGGTCTCATTCCTCATCCCACAGATAGCCCTGCTCGCCTTTCACCTCACCAAATCCAATGGAGAAAACATGTAGGGCATGCTCCACACAGCCCCATGCCCAGCCATCTCCCACAGCTCTAGCCTTgcataaaaacacacaaattctCCTGTCACAGTCTGTACCTCTTGCTTGGCATTTTCGACTCTAGTTCGTTCCTCTTCCTGTTGAACTTGCATGGCAGCAACTTTCTGCTTCATATCtatcagctgcttctcatgCTCCGCTTCtgtctctgccttctgcttttcccaTCGTTCCAGcatcttctgcagctctgaatGGTGCCCTTCCCGCTCGTTTGCCTGAGGAATGGAGGAAAAGACTTCCACAAGAAGTCCCAGCCAAGCTCctcaaaaaaaagtgtgaagcTTCATCCCTCCCATAAACCCCAACCTCAACAGTGCGCAGTAGTGGCTTTGTGCCCTCCGTAAATCATGTCCTATCATGGAACTTAAAAGAAGGGTCACCACGtggaagaatcatagaatcatttgggttgAAAAACACCTTTGaggtcattgagtccaaccattaagaAAAGGAGATGTTATATTCCCCTCTCGGATGGCTGCCTGGCTCCTAGCACCTCTCTCCTCAGGATTCCTCTCTATACTCAGAGTCTGGTAAGACCCTACCCCTTTGCTGCCAGGCTTTGGGTGGGGACCACCCAACCTTCTGTCTCATGAACTAGTCTCAGGCCCACATGGAATCTGTGGCTGCGTTTACTGTCCCAGCATGGTGCTGTGGGTCTTCATGGGCCTTCAAGTACGAGCCATTGGCTCTGCTGCCTGGCCTAGCAATGTGTGGCCTGTGACAGATGGTTGCTGCCATTTGACATGCCCAGGCTATTATTCTTCTCAAGCCAGCCCACAAAGCTTGCTTCAAGAATTCAGAAGCGTATTCTTTCCTACCAGGTCTTGAAGGAGTTTGTTTATCTCCACGTCGTGATCAGTTTCCCAAAGTCGGAGGGTATTTTCATACTGCCGTTCCATCCGCAAGAGCTCTTGTGCCATGTTTTCCCGGTCCTGCGTCACTAGAGATCTCTCTGCTTCCAGCTCACATCGAAGGCACTTCACTTCCCCTGCAAACACGAGAAATGCAAGATTCAGAGTTTACACAAACAGTGGTTCTGACTTCACTGACCTTAAGCCATTGGAATTTCAGTGTAGGAGGGatctgcctgcagctccttcactcctcagcagcactgcagacagAGAGCTCTTTTTATACCATTTTTCCGAGGCAGGGGGATCACCGGAAACAAAGTCCATGGGGCTGTCACCTTGTACAACATCCTTGGCCTCCGTCACTGTGTGAAGTTGCATTTCAAGCTGGCTGCGGACGATCTCCAGCTGAGATAAGCGCTGCTGAGCCTCAAACAGGCTGGATTCCAGGGTCTCCTTCACTGACCTGCACGTTGTGAAGACGGAGAGAAATGAGCTCCTGTCACCCACAGGGAGCTATTCCAGTAAGAAGTGGTTCAACATCCCTACCCCTGAGTATGGAAAATGGGTTGCATGGAAACTCATATACAGCAAGCATATTTCTACCGTTTAAAATAGCAATGCAGGCCCCTCCGAGGCAATGGCCAGGCTTTCCTTCTGACCTAGCACAACACAGAAAGCCCAGCCGAATTTGATCTCAACAGCCACTGAGATCTTAAATTGCTGTTGCCTGATCTATGACACACGGGTAGCTGTGCCCACAGAGTCTGTGCCAGCAAGCAAAAGTCCAGCCTCTGCTCACAGCCCTTATCTCATCAGCACTTCCAAGTTGCTCTGCAGGGGGACAGAATAAAAGTATTGCCCTGGCTGACTCGTGACTTTGTAATGCTGTTCATAGTGTAGGTAGAGGTAGGTCATTTTCCAGACTCCCAACGTTTAAAAGGGACTAAAGAAATGCATCAGATGATATAGTAAAACCTCATGCTTGTAGCAGCATTTGTAAGAAACCTGAAGTACATTTTATCTGAACAAggactacctgaaaggagagaCAGGTATCCTTCAGTTTAAACTGTTGGGAGTTCAAGAGAAAAACTCGCCACCTTTCCTTAAGCCTTGCTAACTAAGTAGGCAGTAGCCCAAATGACTTGTCACTCTTTAAAAGGGAAGCTGTAGTACTGACGATGAAAATTGTTACATCCATGCCAGGTTCCTACGATACACAGCACTGCCTCACTAATACAGGGCTGCATTCAGGAAAACATCCGTCAGGGGAAAGGGGCACCTGAGTGGTACAACAATAAACCCCACAACAGTAGGATTTCACTACTTTGATGGACAGTGGAGGATGTATCTTCAAGAAGGAGAACAAGCACATATTTCTGATTGCTTATTTCTGAAAGGAGAGACAGGTGTCCTCTCAGCGTCTACCTGGCCTCTGCCAGCTGCTCTGAAAGGCCTTCTCGGACCCGCTCCACGGCTGCCAGTCGCACCTCTAGGGCAGCCTTCTCACGCACCAGCAATTCCTGCTCTTCGGACACCTTGGCCAGCGCTTGCCCTTGGCGAGAGGACTCCTGGCGCAACTGCTCCAGACCACTGCTGGCTGACTCTTGCTGGTGGTAAACCTGAAAGCGGGACAAAATACAGTTAAGAGTCCTTTCTCTGGAGTTCTGTGAAGAGCCAGAGAGTGCCACTTCCCAATCAGCCAGAGAAAAAAGAGCTCCTGTACTGTGGGCTGAAAGTTTAGTGCTGCATACCGCACTGATACCCTGGGCTGCCAAAAGGTGCAGGGATTGTTACCCGGCACTAATACCATGGACTGCCAAGAGGCACGGGGAGTGTTAACTTGAAAGTGATGTGTACGGCCCTCCTGGGTTGCCTAGGTCCAGGCACAACAAACACACCTACCCCAGACTACATGTTTTCAGcccaaaatactgcatttccCAGAACTGCCACCTTGCAAACTAAAATGCTCTCAGAATCTATTCCAGTGATGGCAATGTGCAGGAAAGGTTTGCAAAAGCAACTTTGCTTgctgaagaaagtgaaaatacacatggtttctccttgcagaaaaaaaaaaaagctcaaagtTTTACCTACTCCAGTGTGTAAAGCAGTTGGATGCAATGAGGTGATGCTTGGCAGGGAAACAGCCCTTGTGGTGAGCAGTGTCATTCAGGGATTTATGAAAATCTGGCTGATGTGGCCAAAGCGATGGTAGACTCTGTTTGTACAGTCGTTCGTGTCAACGATACTGTTGCCTTGTCTTACACAAAGGAGTTGCCTAATACACCTTGCTGGTGTTCAAGCTTGAAGATTAACTGTGagtttttagcttttttcttcagctgggtATGTGCTCCAAAACAAGACTATCTAACAGAGAACAGACCATCAGAAACAAACAGTTCCCTCAAAGTTATCCCATAGTACCCAAGAGTGTACATTATGAAACTGACATTTAAATGATGGCAAACTCCCTAGTCTCCTCCAGTCACTTGATTCTCCCAAGCTCTTTTTCCAGGGTACTGAAATCCAGAGTGAAGTGTCTTGTGTCATCACCTATTTCTTATCTGCTTCCTCAAAGCCTAAAGAGGCTCTAACAACTCACAGAAGCATCGAATCTTTTCCAGGTTGGAAAAGgccttcaagatcatcaagtccaactgttaacctaacactgccacgtccaccactaaaccatgtccctaagtgctaCATccacatgtcttttaaatccctccagggatggtgactccaccacttccctgggcagcctgtttcgatccttgacaaccctttcagggaagaaatttttcctgatctccaatctaaacctcccctggtgcaacttgaggccgtttcctctcgtcctgtcacttgttacttgggagaagagactgactaccacctcctttcaggtagttgtagagagtgataaggtctcccctcagcctccttttctccagactaaacaaccccagttcccttcactgctcctcatcacacttgtgctctagacccttcaccagcatcgctgcccttctctggactcgctccagcacctcaatgacTTTCTTGTAGTGgtgggcccaaaactgaacacaggatttgaggtacagcctcaccagtgacgagtacagggggacaatcacttccctcgtcctgctggccacactatttctcaTACAAagcaggatgctgttggccatcTTGGCCTCCTGGGCACACCACCAGCTGATATTCAGACAGCTCTTGAccaacaaccccagctccttttcCAGATTTTCAGCCACAAAGTTGCATGTATGtcttaaaatacaatttcaacAATTTCAAGGTGTCATTCCTATTCTTAGCAGCACAAGACAGCAGACATTGACTTGCAGCTTTGTCCCGCTCTCTAGGCTCAAACAAATGGAGTTTTGAAAGTTGCAGGCTTCACACAACAAGCAGAAATAGAAACATGCAGCCCTGGGTTTTGTGTCTCAGAAAAAGGATTCAGAGCTACACAGTTCGTTTTCTTTGCCACATGGGAGAGTAGTAGTCTCCTCAGATTCATGGACAACACAATCATCTCTTTGCAGCTTATCAAAAGCCAAACAAGAGGCCAACACAGACAGGTGGGTTAAAGGAATCTGTAGAAGCAGAGCACAACTCACAGAACTGCAGAACAGCTCTGCAAGCCATCAACACGGTTccaaaaagaagcaaacaaagccTGCTGACCTCCAGCACCACCAAGTGTCTCCTTGACAAAAACGCTGCAGAATCCAACACACACAGCTCCACTGAGCCAAGCAGCCAAAAGCCCACCCAGAAGCACCAGGGTTTTGGTCTCACCTGACTGAGTTTCTCTTGGgtttctgccttctcctctgccAGTATCCTCAGCTCTACCTGCAGCCCCTCCTCTtgctcctctgctttcttcacagcagctgctccaggtgggctttctctgcacagagctcttcatttcttctttcacacAAGGTCAGCTTCTCCTGGTCAAAGATCCTTGCTCTCTCCATCTCGTCCACTTTGCCTGATAGGACATTGTTCTCTTGCTCCAGCTACAATCACAGAAGCAcggaggaaagaaaatacaggaaggTTTACTATGTAGAAGTTTTATCTTggacagaaaaaggaacaacaTTTCCATATTCAGTCAGTCATACTGTTGGAAGGCAAGAAGtctcagaagaagcagcagctggagaaaagcagctggCAAGATCTCTGGCAACTCTGCTCACCTGTAGCACAAGTTTGTTCAGTTGCACTTTATCCAATGCAAGGGCTTCATTGACAGTGCTCATCTTCACTGCTGCAACATGCAGATCAGCTGCTTCAGCACTCAGCTGCTGCTTAGTCCCTGTCAACTCTGCTACTGACTGCTCTGCCTGAAGAGACAAAAGAGCAACATGACAACAGAGGCAGGAAAATCCCCGACTTCAAGCAGCAACTCCACATCCCCCGCGTGTCTCTCACATACTCCCACTTCAGCG is a genomic window of Nyctibius grandis isolate bNycGra1 chromosome 16, bNycGra1.pri, whole genome shotgun sequence containing:
- the LOC137671017 gene encoding centrosome-associated protein CEP250-like, with the translated sequence MQSMPLYWFRKHWQGCEEQHSFCLEALKEELSARQDCLHFLQQQRSQQEEKCRKLQQRVEQLEEECKTSSSHQQHLQSLVDALRSDCANLEKTREELQQQLEVTEREASRLRQSNAELQLKEDSAQGEKVEQQEMTERARHDQKLLLKDLAALEGKLSLLQSELVVMRETVKELHLQRDLLKQEKQELTMALEKAEQSVAELTGTKQQLSAEAADLHVAAVKMSTVNEALALDKVQLNKLVLQLEQENNVLSGKVDEMERARIFDQEKLTLSAVKKAEEQEEGLQVELRILAEEKAETQEKLSQVYHQQESASSGLEQLRQESSRQGQALAKVSEEQELLVREKAALEVRLAAVERVREGLSEQLAEARSVKETLESSLFEAQQRLSQLEIVRSQLEMQLHTVTEAKDVVQGDSPMDFVSGDPPASEKWYKKSSLSAVLLRSEGAAGEVKCLRCELEAERSLVTQDRENMAQELLRMERQYENTLRLWETDHDVEINKLLQDLANEREGHHSELQKMLERWEKQKAETEAEHEKQLIDMKQKVAAMQVQQEEERTRVENAKQEVLLEKESEKNALLETLLRTQGELREACQQLEQLRQEVKAQQENGQASLANVPW